A segment of the Mercurialis annua linkage group LG4, ddMerAnnu1.2, whole genome shotgun sequence genome:
gtccctgaaaaatgggtgttaatcaaattatagaggaaatgctgccgaattttcgtTAGAAATTATACTTACATTTCATATGTTATACGTTTTTAACCGTTATGTGATAtgtttttctatctttttgtaGGATGCAATTGCTCAGAGACTTGCTGCTGCATCGCAGCCGCCGACCGATGGGGGTTCTTCTAGCACAGCGGAAGTCGACGAGACCCAGCTGTTTCTGGATATCGAGGGCGTTAACAAGAAGCGTCGTGTTTACGGGTTGGGTTCAGCGACTAGTGCGTACGTGGATACGACGACGTCTAGTAGGGCGAGGACCAGGTCCACACAGTCACAGCGAACTGAGGAGGAGATCGAGCGGCGTGTGCGGGCGGGGATCCAGGACGGACTGCGCCAGATTACCACTGAGGTAAAGGATCTCCGTGCGCACCAGGCGAGAGCCAATGAGAGGATGGCCGAGATTATTCAGGCTGAGATGGCGAAGATGATGCAGACTCTTCCTCCGCAGTATCGCCCACCTCCACCCCCAGGTCCTtcagacgatgacgacactccGACTTTATAGTGTCATGTTTGCGTTTctgacattttgtattttgtcactttatacattttctatttttttgctttatacattttgttgcgttatgtaaaatataatatgtttttatatgaaaGCGTTCTTTTCCTGAAATTGAGTTTTATTAAGAATTGTAAATAGTAGATTTTACTGGTTATAATCGTCGTTAATAAAACagggaaacggacgagaaaacGGAAATTTTCCGCGCAAATTGTTtgtgatttgcgacggattggATCCGTCGCAGAGTTTGTAATTTGCGACGGATCCAAGCCGTCGCAAATGAATgagatttgcgacggaattgctCCGTCGCAGAGTTTATAATTTGCGACGGATCCAATCCGTCGCAAATGAAtgtgatttgcgacggatttgatCCGTCGCAAAATCCCTGTCGCACAGTAAAATAAAGTTTGCGACGGAATATATTCCGTCGCAAACTTAattatccgtcgccaaattcgtctcccttttcattttttaggAGACGAAATTGGCGACGGTTTGTTGGATATGGCGACGGGTGTTCCGTCGCCATTTTTGCGACCCCTTGGTCGCTAAAACTTTAGCGACCAgacaatttgcgacggacagattccgtcgcaaatccgtcgcaaagtGCTATTCGCGACGGATTTTGCATAGTTTGCGACGGaatagtccgtcgcaaattgccTGCTGTACAGTAGTGTTTAAACATTAAGAAtttatttgcactttaaccTAGTAATTGACATAGTGACACATTGCGTGGCAcgccacatcagcgccacatcaGTAAAAGCGTGTATCGATTGAGAGttggaaaaaattgaaacgaaatcatgcgtttcaggacaaaGTGGatgaaattgaaaggtttgtatttttgTAGAACTTCCTtcaaaggtttggccttttttgattatttgggCATATTATAAACATATATCCTGAAAATTGTCATAGAAAGTGCATTGATGTAGAGATAAGATTAATTGTCATTTGATCGAACATATTATATGCAGGGGCAAAACTAGAAATATTTTCCACCCGGGGTTAAAGTTCACCTTctcaatttaaaatgaaaaattaaaagagtttaaattcccggtttttaatataaacatttatattaattcaaattttaaatattttcatttaaccataaaaaatatcaaattaatatcAGACTAGGgcataaatttaatcaaaatttattaattcggttgattgttttttaattgcaaaataatcttttaactttaattatttttaaaaaataattaatataacataaatatttattaatttttattaatatattaccTAAAGAAAGTGAAAAGTTGTTAACGTGATTAGTATAagataaataaaactaaaacttttacttttttattaaagaaaaaagaaagattGTTGTTTTACAACAAGTGGAGTTGAACCCTTTGCCGATACAAATGCCAAATAAGTTTTAAGTGATTTTACTGCCGAGCCAAGCATAATATTAAgggctttttatatgaaatacttATTTTTCTTcaacatttacttttttactatctcttttaaatctttacatttcataccagcttttttttcttttatactatttttttaaaagaaaatttactTTGTATATTAAACAAAACTTAGCTTGGCATAAAAAGGTAGCAAAACTAGATCTAAAAcattgaaggaaaaaaaaagtcGGATAACCAAATGAAATTATCATCTGGTAATGATATTTCTGATTCCAATACTGGTGTTTATGTACAAATATAAGTAGAACAAAAAATATGATCCACATGGATATTTGACGGTGGAATTACGgttcaacttttttatttttttataagaacgGTTCAATGGATTACTCGTGTGATCTTATTGTTTATGggacttgtttttttttttctgatttgTTGTCTCACTATATTCATTTGCTTACGTCATCGCACTTCGAATACTCAAAACGATGAACATAATGAATTAGAACACGTTCATCGCGACATTGAAAACGACGCTGCAGAACGTCGAAACATCGAAGAACGGCGAGAAAGAACATTGACATTAATACAGTTGTTCAAGAAAGTTGTTTATAGTAAGAACAACAAGGTGTCGAGTACTGGTGAGGAAGATGATGACGTGTGCCCTATTTGCATAGAGAAATTCAACGATGATAACGAGTGTGTGGTGCTTCCTTGCAGTCATATGTTTCATAAACTGTGCCTGCAAAATTGGCTGAATAAAAATACTTTATGCCCTATTCGTCGAGCTGCAAAATTGGAGATTCATCTTGCAAATCAAGTTTAATGGGATTtgacaaatatttcaaaacccTAACTCTAATGGGATTTGGCAAATATTTCAAAACCCTAATTCGATTATTAACTTAGTTTGGGTAGTGAATATGAGTAATGAACggggttttaaattttaattagtgcTAAATGTTTGACGAGAGACTAGCTAGCGGTTTAATTGTACTATCTAAagttcttttgattttttttttcaagtaatCATATTTTGTTTTAGAGAATTAACTCCtatttttcaacattttctttcatcatttttaaatttttttcaccattatattcctgcacttaatatttatcacatattttaatgttaatttttttaatttttttaatttttttaatttttttttggattttaacttttttttactaTTGATGTTTTTCATCAGTTTTAATATCATGAAATCAACACGAaatcaacatatgtaataaattaactaattttcaattttcaattttttttgcactaatttttatttttttaacattttttcaatttgatttcattttttttattttatttcacatataataAGTTCTTTTTCGTTATTGTTAAAATCAggtaaatatcaacataatatcaacacaatatcaacgtAAGATCAACATCGTAATATTACAATATTTAACATCATTACTGTCTTATTCACCGatgataaaatcaacaaaatatcaaccgaaaatcaacacaatatcaacactgtgacataaataattcaacatcattatatGTCTTCTGCTTgatgctaacatatcattatctagtctcaatttaatttaatttaattttttagttgatttcaccagacaatattatcttatttttcaatgttaaaatataaaaaaatcagttgatatcaatataatatcaacataaagtcaacataaaatcaacaacattgtaacattacaataattcagctaTCAGTCATCATCAagaaatcgttctgcagaataaaaaaaacgcagaaacactaaaaaaatgcagaaataacagaattttattccataaaatcacaaaattattctacataacatgaaatgagtattagattctttaaagatactctgtATACAtatttaatggtgaaaaaacagtaataaataaacaaattacagatctgaaaattaaaaaaaacaaataaatttcagATTTGCGATGAAAGAAAGATGACGGCGAGACGGAGGCAAAACAGCGGAGGCGGAACGACGAAAACGGAACGGCTGAGGCGGATTGATACGAAAAACAAAAGGTGAGTTGAGagagaaaggagagagaaatctgaggagagagaaaataatctTATTTATGAGGGTTTGTGCTATTAGGATTTTATTTGTATgaatggtataaaagtaataaattcttttttgtatgatagttttaaaatgtcaaatatgagtcagtataaaagtaaatcaaactTGAATGTTGGTTATTTGAGTAAAAAGCCCTAATATTAATTAGGCctaattagtaaaaaaaatcccaccttataactttttttcgtttacacccgtatttagaaaaaaaaatcaatcgtaccctaaataaaaagagttcaatttagtgctttaggtagagacaaaatataaaaatccaaaatagggtacaattgaacttttttttaggtgagggtataaacgaaaaaaaagttacaatgtattttttttttacgtaattaggcctattaattatatttcattAATAGTTTACTTATGGATACTGAATCCTATCATATGTAATGTAGAGCCGAGTCGTAAGAGATCCATCGTCAGACGATATCggactcccgcccaaagggctATAAGTTAGACGAAACTAACAACTGAATCCATGAATTGACTGGAATAATACTTCAATTTACAAAGATAAGACCGAATTCCCTGAAGACTCGGACAAAGCGTGTCGATCTAGGGATTCAGCCAATCGGCCAGATCTACAAAGATTCGTAAAgatctttcctatttggatacaaactccaacttagtaAGATAAACTCCAGTTTAGGAAGATGCGACTATTTATGAAGACATTCCTAAACTCATCTGAATAAGGAATCCCACttctaatcagggtcaaaccctactaaataagACTCACTTTCCTATTCCAAGACTACAAGGTATTCAACCACTATATAAagagcttgaggtatgcctaaacacacaattacattcatatactcaaaacgctgctaaaaaactcaatactgactttagcatcggagagttaatcggataACCACCGTctggttagcttctaccttgttttaTAGGTTAATCCACTAGATCAGAAGGAaaactccatcaattggcgccgtttGTGGGAAAAAGCTCCAAAACTTCGAACAATAAGAAGCTTTTtttaactcaaaaacaaatattCATTGAAAAAGATGACTTCTGACGGATCAAACCTCAAGAACTAGCTG
Coding sequences within it:
- the LOC126678365 gene encoding E3 ubiquitin-protein ligase At3g02290-like; protein product: MGLVFFFLICCLTIFICLRHRTSNTQNDEHNELEHVHRDIENDAAERRNIEERRERTLTLIQLFKKVVYSKNNKVSSTGEEDDDVCPICIEKFNDDNECVVLPCSHMFHKLCLQNWLNKNTLCPIRRAAKLEIHLANQV